A single genomic interval of Lewinellaceae bacterium harbors:
- a CDS encoding tetratricopeptide repeat protein, which translates to MATTPARILAANPEIWPELDYVLEERRKPVVVVCTFDNQQGREAAIELLKERYSQYQHRILDTSGQQVVSLHRYLEKQVGVLPTSENGLLQHCFHLTGLEHSLLEERQREENKLLPELNFERELIFREFPCILLLWVNHFTLKRLRSEAPDFWDWVQYQFHFRSPEDEVDREPVGYEGKLEATGFTPERLNRVEELEARYERLDQSGDDRERILRDMLHIQKLLGEEYLEVFELEKAKLCFKKALGLQSRLNDPRGMSYIYFQQGEAYRLSRKFDRSLASFKKAVELNTEYDNPEDLGADYHQMGMVFEEQRLWDKALEQYHKAIEWKEKTQQLHRLGNSYHQMGRVFEEQRLWDNALEQYQKAIEWNEKTQQLHQLGNSYHQMGMVFQGQRLWDNALEQYHKAIEWNEKTQQLHQLGNSYHQMGRVFEEQRLWDNALEQYQKAIEWNEKTQQLHQLGSSYHQMGRVFEEQRLWDNALEQYLKAIEWKEKTQQLHQLGSSYHQMGRVFEEQRLWDKALEQYQKAIEWNEKTQHLHELDITYANIGLVYKTQSQKKQAEEWLQKALSIAREYDTGNAERIEEDLQAL; encoded by the coding sequence ATGGCTACGACCCCTGCCAGAATATTAGCCGCCAACCCGGAAATATGGCCGGAACTCGACTATGTGCTGGAAGAGCGCAGAAAGCCGGTGGTGGTGGTTTGTACCTTTGATAACCAGCAGGGGCGGGAAGCGGCCATTGAATTGCTGAAAGAGAGGTATTCCCAATATCAGCATAGAATACTGGATACTTCCGGGCAACAGGTCGTTTCTCTGCACCGGTACCTGGAAAAGCAGGTAGGAGTACTTCCCACATCCGAAAATGGGTTATTGCAACACTGCTTCCACCTCACGGGCCTGGAGCACAGCCTGTTGGAAGAGCGGCAACGGGAGGAGAACAAACTACTCCCCGAACTCAACTTCGAGCGCGAGCTGATCTTCCGGGAATTTCCCTGCATCCTCCTGCTTTGGGTGAATCATTTTACCCTCAAGCGCCTGCGATCCGAAGCGCCGGATTTTTGGGACTGGGTGCAGTACCAGTTCCACTTCCGCAGCCCGGAAGATGAAGTAGACCGGGAGCCGGTGGGTTATGAGGGCAAATTGGAAGCCACCGGCTTTACGCCCGAGCGCCTGAACCGCGTGGAGGAACTGGAAGCCCGCTACGAGCGTTTGGATCAGTCGGGCGACGACCGGGAGCGAATTCTGCGGGACATGCTCCATATCCAGAAACTTTTGGGAGAAGAATACCTGGAAGTATTTGAGCTGGAAAAAGCGAAGTTATGCTTCAAAAAAGCACTGGGCCTGCAAAGCCGGTTGAACGACCCGAGAGGGATGTCCTATATCTACTTTCAGCAGGGAGAAGCCTACCGGCTTTCCCGGAAATTTGATCGGTCGTTGGCCTCTTTTAAAAAAGCGGTGGAGCTGAATACAGAATATGATAATCCGGAAGATTTAGGAGCAGATTACCACCAAATGGGAATGGTATTTGAAGAGCAACGATTGTGGGATAAAGCCTTGGAACAATACCATAAAGCCATTGAGTGGAAAGAAAAAACGCAGCAGCTTCACCGGCTTGGCAACTCCTATCACCAAATGGGAAGGGTATTCGAAGAGCAAAGATTGTGGGACAACGCCCTGGAACAATACCAGAAGGCCATCGAGTGGAACGAAAAAACGCAACAGCTTCACCAACTTGGCAACTCCTACCACCAAATGGGAATGGTATTTCAAGGGCAAAGGTTGTGGGACAACGCCCTGGAACAATACCACAAGGCCATCGAGTGGAACGAAAAAACACAACAGCTTCACCAACTTGGCAACTCCTACCACCAAATGGGAAGGGTATTTGAAGAGCAAAGGTTGTGGGACAACGCCCTGGAACAATACCAGAAGGCCATCGAGTGGAACGAAAAAACGCAACAGCTTCACCAACTTGGTAGCTCCTACCACCAAATGGGAAGAGTATTTGAAGAGCAAAGATTGTGGGACAACGCCCTGGAACAATACCTGAAAGCCATCGAGTGGAAAGAAAAAACGCAACAGCTTCACCAACTTGGCAGCTCCTACCACCAAATGGGAAGGGTATTTGAAGAGCAAAGGTTATGGGACAAAGCCCTGGAACAATACCAGAAAGCCATCGAGTGGAACGAAAAAACGCAACACCTTCACGAATTGGACATCACCTACGCCAACATCGGATTGGTTTACAAAACCCAAAGTCAAAAAAAGCAGGCTGAGGAATGGTTGCAAAAAGCCCTTTCCATTGCACGAGAATACGACACCGGAAATGCGGAACGGATAGAAGAAGATCTGCAAGCCCTTTAA
- a CDS encoding aminotransferase class IV — MKKLLLETIRCEGGHLQNLEWHQERVTRSCRDLFLHYSYSINLQDIKVPPEAEEGLYKCRVLYDMHIKKVEFTPYSIRPLKKLRLVLADGLDYSYKYAGRAKIMALLGRRGAADDILMVKNGLITDTSYANVALFDGARWVTPAAPLLPGTRRAALLAGGRLSSANIPPQSISEFQEIRLFNAMMDLEEGPRLKPGDIFNL, encoded by the coding sequence ATGAAAAAGCTTCTGCTGGAAACGATCCGGTGCGAGGGCGGGCACTTGCAAAACCTGGAATGGCACCAGGAGCGGGTAACCCGCAGTTGCCGGGATTTATTCCTCCATTACAGCTACAGCATTAACCTCCAGGACATCAAGGTGCCTCCGGAAGCGGAAGAGGGGTTGTACAAATGCAGAGTGCTTTACGACATGCACATCAAAAAAGTAGAATTCACCCCCTATTCCATCCGGCCTTTAAAAAAACTAAGGCTGGTATTGGCCGACGGGCTGGACTATAGCTATAAGTATGCAGGCCGGGCAAAGATAATGGCACTGCTCGGCCGGCGCGGCGCCGCCGATGACATCCTGATGGTAAAAAACGGCTTGATAACCGATACTTCCTACGCCAATGTTGCCCTCTTTGACGGAGCCCGCTGGGTCACCCCCGCCGCACCTCTGCTGCCCGGCACCCGGCGCGCCGCTCTTCTGGCGGGCGGGCGGCTGTCATCTGCCAATATCCCGCCCCAAAGCATCTCCGAATTTCAGGAAATCCGGCTTTTCAATGCAATGATGGATTTGGAAGAAGGGCCGCGCCTGAAGCCGGGGGATATTTTCAACCTTTAG
- a CDS encoding mechanosensitive ion channel family protein — protein MFDQLKMNFEVLAISMGIVAGTMLIAFLFNRLFRRFIRRNSLLIRNDPTNYVFLRHAITGIIYIVGFSWAVYSVPSLRAVANSLLAGAGILAVAVGFASQHALSNIISGIFIVIFKPFSVNDRLRFQNGLQGVVEDITLRHVVIRDFENRRILIPNSVISEEIIVNADFGDDTICKFLEIDISYDSNIDRARAIMQEEALRHPLQIDGRTPEQIQAGRPEILVRVIALGEYYVRLRAYIWARNNAEAFELGCDLMESIKKRFDLEGIEIPFPYRTIVQKEPKTREEFPQEEG, from the coding sequence ATGTTCGACCAATTGAAAATGAACTTTGAAGTGCTGGCCATTAGCATGGGGATCGTGGCCGGCACCATGCTCATAGCGTTCCTCTTCAACCGTTTGTTTCGCCGTTTTATCCGGCGCAACAGCCTGCTCATCCGCAACGACCCCACCAATTACGTTTTCCTCCGCCATGCCATCACCGGCATTATCTATATCGTGGGCTTTAGCTGGGCGGTGTATTCCGTGCCCTCGTTGCGCGCCGTTGCCAACTCTCTGCTCGCCGGCGCCGGCATTCTTGCAGTAGCCGTAGGTTTTGCTTCTCAGCATGCATTGAGCAACATCATTAGCGGCATTTTCATCGTCATCTTCAAGCCCTTTAGCGTCAACGACCGCCTGCGTTTCCAAAACGGCCTCCAGGGGGTAGTCGAAGACATCACCCTTCGCCATGTAGTCATCCGGGATTTTGAGAACCGCCGCATTCTGATCCCCAACTCCGTGATCAGCGAAGAGATCATCGTCAATGCCGATTTTGGGGACGACACCATCTGTAAATTTCTGGAAATTGACATTAGTTATGATTCCAATATCGACCGGGCCCGTGCCATCATGCAGGAAGAAGCCCTCCGGCACCCGCTCCAAATAGACGGCCGGACGCCCGAGCAGATTCAAGCCGGCAGGCCGGAAATCCTCGTCCGGGTCATCGCCCTGGGAGAATATTACGTCAGGCTGAGAGCCTACATCTGGGCCCGGAATAACGCCGAAGCCTTTGAACTGGGTTGCGACCTGATGGAATCCATCAAAAAACGCTTCGACCTTGAAGGCATCGAAATTCCGTTTCCTTACCGGACCATCGTGCAGAAAGAACCGAAAACCAGGGAGGAATTTCCGCAGGAAGAGGGTTGA
- a CDS encoding aminodeoxychorismate synthase component I has translation MIETLIREEAIRRMNNWGSQGEPFLFIIDFEMERPIVIKLSDAPAASLLYDINGRRNFQERHYRKKATFFEKFPMPRSLYGSAFQLVMDNLKGGNTYLVNLAFPTAISTNYSLKEAFFASRAKYRLWLNGQFVCFSPESFVTIDENGQIASFPMKGTIDAAVPEAERQLMKSPKERAEHATIVDLIRNDLSMVAERVRVKRYRYIEKIETHQGGLLQSSSEIAGQLPAGYPGHLGDIIFQLLPAGSISGAPKQKTIEIIQAAERQARGYYTGICGIFDGKQMDSGVMIRFIEQTAGGMLFKSGGGITAGSREIEEYEEMLRKVYLPFAARPELIAR, from the coding sequence ATGATCGAAACGCTTATCCGAGAGGAGGCCATCCGCCGGATGAACAATTGGGGAAGCCAGGGGGAGCCGTTCCTCTTCATCATTGACTTTGAAATGGAACGGCCCATCGTCATCAAACTGAGCGATGCGCCGGCAGCGAGCCTGCTTTACGACATCAACGGCAGGCGCAATTTCCAGGAGCGCCATTATCGCAAAAAAGCAACTTTTTTCGAGAAGTTTCCCATGCCCCGTTCTCTGTACGGCAGTGCCTTTCAGCTGGTAATGGACAACCTCAAGGGCGGGAACACTTACCTGGTAAACCTTGCTTTCCCAACCGCCATTTCGACCAATTACAGCCTGAAAGAAGCCTTTTTTGCCAGCCGGGCCAAATACCGCCTGTGGCTGAACGGGCAGTTCGTATGTTTTTCACCGGAATCCTTTGTCACCATTGACGAGAACGGGCAAATCGCCTCTTTCCCCATGAAAGGCACGATCGACGCCGCTGTGCCGGAAGCCGAGCGCCAATTGATGAAAAGCCCTAAAGAAAGAGCCGAGCACGCTACCATCGTTGACCTCATCCGCAATGACCTCAGCATGGTGGCAGAAAGGGTTCGGGTAAAGCGATACCGCTACATCGAGAAAATCGAAACACACCAGGGCGGTTTGCTGCAAAGCAGTTCCGAGATAGCCGGGCAATTGCCGGCCGGCTACCCAGGCCATTTGGGAGACATCATCTTCCAACTGTTGCCTGCCGGCTCCATCAGCGGGGCGCCGAAGCAAAAAACAATAGAGATCATTCAGGCGGCCGAAAGGCAGGCGAGAGGCTACTACACTGGCATCTGCGGCATTTTCGACGGCAAGCAGATGGACAGCGGAGTGATGATCCGCTTCATCGAACAAACCGCCGGCGGGATGTTGTTTAAAAGCGGAGGCGGCATTACCGCCGGGAGCAGGGAAATTGAAGAATACGAAGAAATGTTGCGCAAAGTCTACCTGCCCTTTGCCGCCAGGCCTGAATTGATTGCCCGATGA